The following are encoded in a window of Phaseolus vulgaris cultivar G19833 chromosome 3, P. vulgaris v2.0, whole genome shotgun sequence genomic DNA:
- the LOC137808576 gene encoding protein RRC1-like isoform X3 has product MATKGKESERKKEEEKPKEKDKGKSRNIDHFMEELKHEQELRERRNQEREHWRDGRHAEHSAASRFDELPDDFDPSGKLPGSFDDGDPQTTNLYVGNLSPKVDENFLLRTFGRFGPIASVKIMWPRTEEERRRQRNCGFVAFMNRADGQAAKDEMQGVVVYEYELKIGWGRSVALPSQALPAPPPGHMAIRSKEGSTVILSGPSGPPLTSVPNQNSELVLTPNVPDIMVSPPEDEHLRHVIDTMALYVLDGGCAFEQAIMERGRGNPLFNFLFVLGSKEHTYYVWRLYSFAQGDTLQRWRTEPFIMITGSGRWIPPSLPISKSPEHEKESGSTHAGGRSRRVEPERTLTDAQRDEFEDMLRALTLERSQIKEAMGFSLDNADAAGEIVEVLTESLTLKETPIPTKIARLMLVSDILHNSSAPVRNASAYRTKFEATLPDIMESFNDLYRSIMGRITAEALKERVLKVLQVWADWFLFSDGYVNGLRATFLRPGNSGVIPFHSICGDAPEIEQKTTSEDIVVGGKTNQDAALAMGRGAAMKELMSLPLAELERRCRHNGLSLVGGREMMVARLLSLEEAEKQRGYELDDELKYAHNQGTSGKYSSNLQETSAESEPVGLSAWNQYGDEDLQSQSRSSISLASTLPIPQPELKAFTKKEKSDPVLPASKWAREDDESDDEQRKGGKNLGLSYSSSGSENVDDGPIKADELESAAGTSFPAHTDSGMNEEQRQKLRRLEVALIEYRESLEERGIKNLEEIDKKVESHRKRLQAEYGLSDSGEDGKGNRRTSERRDRHDVSRKRHRSRSPSGSPQPKLSGKDKDREHDLERDRDRQRDRSYDFDIERGKDRHREKSGSRERDDHDKDRSRDRERRRRTK; this is encoded by the exons GCGAGTCGCTTTGATGAGCTGCCTGATGACTTTGACCCTAGTGGAAAACTTCCAGGATCTTTTGATGATGGTGATCCTCAGACTACAAATCTTTATGTTGGAAATCTCTCACCCAAG GTTGATGAAAATTTTCTTCTCCGTACTTTTGGAAGATTTGGACCTATTGCTAGTGTGAAGATTATGTGGCCAAGGACAGAGGAGGAGCGAAGACGGCAGAGAAACTGTGGCTTTGTAGCTTTCATGAACAGAGCTGATGGACAGGCAGCGAAAGATGAAATGCAAG GAGTTGTGGTTTATGAATATGAATTGAAAATTGGATGGGGAAGGTCTGTTGCCCTCCCATCGCAAGCACTACCTGCACCTCCACCAGGGCATATGGCCATCAGGAGTAAGGAG GGTAGTACTGTGATATTGTCTGGTCCTTCAGGTCCACCATTAACATCCGTGCCGAATCAGAATTCTGAGCTG GTTCTAACTCCTAATGTTCCTGATATAATGGTTTCACCTCCTGAGGATGAACATTTGAGGCATGTAATTGATACAATGGCTTTGTATGTCCTGGATGGAGGATGTGCTTTTGAACAAGCTATTATGGAGAGGGGTCGTGGCAATCCTCTTTTCAACTTCTTGTTTGTCCTTGGCTCAAAGGAACATACGTACTATGTCTGGAGACTCTACTCATTTGCACAG GGTGATACCCTTCAAAGATGGAGGACTGAACCTTTTATCATGATAACGGGTAGTGGGAG ATGGATTCCTCCCTCATTACCAATATCAAAAAGTCCTGAACATGAAAAGGAGTCTGGTTCCACACATGCTGGAGGAAGAAGCAGG CGTGTTGAGCCTGAAAGAACACTGACTGATGCACAGAGGGATGAATTTGAGGATATGCTGCGTGCTTTAACATTAGAGAGGAGCCAGATAAAAGAGGCCATGGGGTTTTCTTTAGATAATGCTGATGCAGCTGGCGAG ATAGTTGAAGTCTTGACTGAATCCTTGACACTTAAAGAAACCCCCATTCCAACTAAAATTGCAAGGCTTATGCTTGTCTCTGATATTCTTCATAATAGTAGTGCTCCTGTAAGAAATGCATCAGCATATCGCACCAAGTTTGAAGCAACATTACCAGACATAATGGAGAGTTTTAATGACTTGTATCGTAGCATAATGGGACGTATTACTGCTGAAGCCCTAAAG GAACGAGTGCTGAAAGTTTTACAAGTTTGGGCAGACTGGTTTCTATTTTCAGATGGTTATGTGAATGGCTTAAGAGCTACTTTTCTTCGACCTGGGAACTCTGGTGTAATTCCATTCCATTCCATATGCGGGGATGCACCTGAGATTGAGCAGAAGACCACTTCTGAAGATATAGTTGTTGGTGGCAAGACCAACCAAGATGCTGCATTGGCAATGGGTCGAGGGGCTGCAATGAAGGAGCTAATGAGTCTTCCTCTTGCTGAGCTGGAAAGACGGTGCCGACACAATGGATTGTCACTTGTTGGTGGTAGAGAAATGATGGTTGCAAGGTTGTTAAGCCTTGAGGAGGCAGAAAAACAAAGAGGTTATGAACTAGATGATGAATTGAAATATGCCCACAACCAAGGGACTTCTGGGAAGTATTCAAGTAATCTGCAAGAAACAAGTGCAGAGTCTGAACCAGTAGGACTTTCTGCGTGGAACCAATATGGGGATGAAGATTTGCAGTCACAGAGTAGAAGTTCCATATCTTTAGCCTCTACACTTCCTATTCCGCAACCTGAACTTAAGGCATTcacaaaaaaggaaaagagTGATCCAGTTCTGCCAGCCTCTAAATGGGCTCGGGAGGATGATGAGAGTGATGATGAACAAAGGAAAGGTGGAAAAAATCTTGGCTTAAGTTACTCATCTTCTGGTAGTGAGAATGTGGATGATGGCCCTATTAAAGCTGATGAATTAGAGTCTGCAGCTGGTACAAGTTTTCCAGCTCACACCGACAGTGGAATGAATGAAGAGCAaag GCAAAAGCTAAGACGCTTGGAGGTTGCTTTAATTGAATACCGTGAGTCTCTTGAAGAAAGGGGAATTAAAAATTTGGAGGAAATCGACAAGAAAGTTGAGTCACATCGAAAACGGCTGCAAGCAGAATATGGATTATCAGATTCTGGTGAAGATGGTAAAGGCAATA GAAGAACATCAGAGAGGAGGGATAGGCATGATGTCTCAAGGAAACGGCACCGAAGCCGGAGTCCAAGTGGTAGTCCACAACCAAAATTATCTGGGAAAGACAAGGACAGAGAACATGATTTAGAAAGGGACCGAGACAGGCAAAGGGACAGAAGTTATGATTTTGATATTGAAAGAGGAAAGGACCGGCACCGGGAAAAGAGTGGAAGCAGAGAGAGGGATGATCATGATAAGGATAGAAGCAGGGATAGGGAGAGGAGAAGACGGACCAAATAA
- the LOC137808576 gene encoding protein RRC1-like isoform X4, producing the protein MATKGKESERKKEEEKPKEKDKGKSRNIDHFMEELKHEQELRERRNQEREHWRDGRHAEHSAASRFDELPDDFDPSGKLPGSFDDGDPQTTNLYVGNLSPKVDENFLLRTFGRFGPIASVKIMWPRTEEERRRQRNCGFVAFMNRADGQAAKDEMQGVVVYEYELKIGWGRSVALPSQALPAPPPGHMAIRSKEGSTVILSGPSGPPLTSVPNQNSELVLTPNVPDIMVSPPEDEHLRHVIDTMALYVLDGGCAFEQAIMERGRGNPLFNFLFVLGSKEHTYYVWRLYSFAQGDTLQRWRTEPFIMITGSGRWIPPSLPISKSPEHEKESGSTHAGGRSRRVEPERTLTDAQRDEFEDMLRALTLERSQIKEAMGFSLDNADAAGEIVEVLTESLTLKETPIPTKIARLMLVSDILHNSSAPVRNASAYRTKFEATLPDIMESFNDLYRSIMGRITAEALKERVLKVLQVWADWFLFSDGYVNGLRATFLRPGNSGVIPFHSICGDAPEIEQKTTSEDIVVGGKTNQDAALAMGRGAAMKELMSLPLAELERRCRHNGLSLVGGREMMVARLLSLEEAEKQRGYELDDELKYAHNQGTSGKYSSNLQETSAESEPVGLSAWNQYGDEDLQSQSRSSISLASTLPIPQPELKAFTKKEKSDPVLPASKWAREDDESDDEQRKGGKNLGLSYSSSGSENVDDGPIKADELESAAGTSFPAHTDSGMNEEQRQKLRRLEVALIEYRESLEERGIKNLEEIDKKVESHRKRLQAEYGLSDSGEDGRTSERRDRHDVSRKRHRSRSPSGSPQPKLSGKDKDREHDLERDRDRQRDRSYDFDIERGKDRHREKSGSRERDDHDKDRSRDRERRRRTK; encoded by the exons GCGAGTCGCTTTGATGAGCTGCCTGATGACTTTGACCCTAGTGGAAAACTTCCAGGATCTTTTGATGATGGTGATCCTCAGACTACAAATCTTTATGTTGGAAATCTCTCACCCAAG GTTGATGAAAATTTTCTTCTCCGTACTTTTGGAAGATTTGGACCTATTGCTAGTGTGAAGATTATGTGGCCAAGGACAGAGGAGGAGCGAAGACGGCAGAGAAACTGTGGCTTTGTAGCTTTCATGAACAGAGCTGATGGACAGGCAGCGAAAGATGAAATGCAAG GAGTTGTGGTTTATGAATATGAATTGAAAATTGGATGGGGAAGGTCTGTTGCCCTCCCATCGCAAGCACTACCTGCACCTCCACCAGGGCATATGGCCATCAGGAGTAAGGAG GGTAGTACTGTGATATTGTCTGGTCCTTCAGGTCCACCATTAACATCCGTGCCGAATCAGAATTCTGAGCTG GTTCTAACTCCTAATGTTCCTGATATAATGGTTTCACCTCCTGAGGATGAACATTTGAGGCATGTAATTGATACAATGGCTTTGTATGTCCTGGATGGAGGATGTGCTTTTGAACAAGCTATTATGGAGAGGGGTCGTGGCAATCCTCTTTTCAACTTCTTGTTTGTCCTTGGCTCAAAGGAACATACGTACTATGTCTGGAGACTCTACTCATTTGCACAG GGTGATACCCTTCAAAGATGGAGGACTGAACCTTTTATCATGATAACGGGTAGTGGGAG ATGGATTCCTCCCTCATTACCAATATCAAAAAGTCCTGAACATGAAAAGGAGTCTGGTTCCACACATGCTGGAGGAAGAAGCAGG CGTGTTGAGCCTGAAAGAACACTGACTGATGCACAGAGGGATGAATTTGAGGATATGCTGCGTGCTTTAACATTAGAGAGGAGCCAGATAAAAGAGGCCATGGGGTTTTCTTTAGATAATGCTGATGCAGCTGGCGAG ATAGTTGAAGTCTTGACTGAATCCTTGACACTTAAAGAAACCCCCATTCCAACTAAAATTGCAAGGCTTATGCTTGTCTCTGATATTCTTCATAATAGTAGTGCTCCTGTAAGAAATGCATCAGCATATCGCACCAAGTTTGAAGCAACATTACCAGACATAATGGAGAGTTTTAATGACTTGTATCGTAGCATAATGGGACGTATTACTGCTGAAGCCCTAAAG GAACGAGTGCTGAAAGTTTTACAAGTTTGGGCAGACTGGTTTCTATTTTCAGATGGTTATGTGAATGGCTTAAGAGCTACTTTTCTTCGACCTGGGAACTCTGGTGTAATTCCATTCCATTCCATATGCGGGGATGCACCTGAGATTGAGCAGAAGACCACTTCTGAAGATATAGTTGTTGGTGGCAAGACCAACCAAGATGCTGCATTGGCAATGGGTCGAGGGGCTGCAATGAAGGAGCTAATGAGTCTTCCTCTTGCTGAGCTGGAAAGACGGTGCCGACACAATGGATTGTCACTTGTTGGTGGTAGAGAAATGATGGTTGCAAGGTTGTTAAGCCTTGAGGAGGCAGAAAAACAAAGAGGTTATGAACTAGATGATGAATTGAAATATGCCCACAACCAAGGGACTTCTGGGAAGTATTCAAGTAATCTGCAAGAAACAAGTGCAGAGTCTGAACCAGTAGGACTTTCTGCGTGGAACCAATATGGGGATGAAGATTTGCAGTCACAGAGTAGAAGTTCCATATCTTTAGCCTCTACACTTCCTATTCCGCAACCTGAACTTAAGGCATTcacaaaaaaggaaaagagTGATCCAGTTCTGCCAGCCTCTAAATGGGCTCGGGAGGATGATGAGAGTGATGATGAACAAAGGAAAGGTGGAAAAAATCTTGGCTTAAGTTACTCATCTTCTGGTAGTGAGAATGTGGATGATGGCCCTATTAAAGCTGATGAATTAGAGTCTGCAGCTGGTACAAGTTTTCCAGCTCACACCGACAGTGGAATGAATGAAGAGCAaag GCAAAAGCTAAGACGCTTGGAGGTTGCTTTAATTGAATACCGTGAGTCTCTTGAAGAAAGGGGAATTAAAAATTTGGAGGAAATCGACAAGAAAGTTGAGTCACATCGAAAACGGCTGCAAGCAGAATATGGATTATCAGATTCTGGTGAAGATG GAAGAACATCAGAGAGGAGGGATAGGCATGATGTCTCAAGGAAACGGCACCGAAGCCGGAGTCCAAGTGGTAGTCCACAACCAAAATTATCTGGGAAAGACAAGGACAGAGAACATGATTTAGAAAGGGACCGAGACAGGCAAAGGGACAGAAGTTATGATTTTGATATTGAAAGAGGAAAGGACCGGCACCGGGAAAAGAGTGGAAGCAGAGAGAGGGATGATCATGATAAGGATAGAAGCAGGGATAGGGAGAGGAGAAGACGGACCAAATAA
- the LOC137808578 gene encoding galactan beta-1,4-galactosyltransferase GALS3-like, with amino-acid sequence MAMASKEREKNVFFVGSLVNYAAELKLLLTVVLLLCGVATLLQFLPSRFTISSSDLRFCISRVSLQPPPLSSAPPPLPTPPPPPSSTPLFSNATIKRVFNTYGSAAYNFINMGGYRGGLNTFAIVGLSSKPLHVYGKPTYQCEWIPLQNTTFSSKPITTKGLKYLPDWGYGHVYTVVVVNCTFNGTTVNAANTGGKLVLHASTSGAGDSNFNVTDRIEVLQEAPGSFNASLFLSKPKYDYFYCGSSLYGNLNPQRVREWIAYHVKFFGPSSHFVIHDAGGVHEEVLEVLKPWMELGYVTVLDIRDEERFDGYYHNQFMVVNDCLHRYKFMAKWMFFFDVDEYIYVPPKTTIKTVLDSLSEYDQFTIEQMPMSSKICLSQDYGKTHRKWGFEKLVYRDSISGIRRDRKYAVQPRSLYATGVHMSQDLSGKTTHKTEGRIKYFHYHGTISERRESCKILVNTTQVTNDKIPYVLDTTLRDIAGVIKKFEHKMIGSRLHNTKQ; translated from the exons ATGGCAATGGCAAGCAAAGAGAGGGAGAAAAATGTCTTCTTTGTTGGGTCACTGGTGAACTACGCTGCAGAACTCAAGCTGCTTCTCACAGTTGTTCTTCTCCTTTGCGGCGTGGCCACTCTCCTTCAGTTCCTCCCTTCACGTTTCACCATCTCTTCCTCCGATCTCCGCTTCTGCATCTCAAGGGTCTCCCTACAACCCCCACCACTTTCTTCAGCTCCACCACCACTTCCCACACCCCCTCCACCACCCTCTTCCACCCCTCTGTTTTCCAACGCCACCATTAAGCGTGTCTTCAACACTTACGGCTCTGCAGCCTACAACTTCATCAACATGGGAGGATACAGAGGAGGACTCAACACCTTTGCCATCGTTGGCCTTTCTTCCAAGCCACTTCATGTTTATGGGAAACCCACCTACCAGTGTGAGTGGATTCCTCTGCAAAACACCACCTTTTCTTCAAAACCCATCACCACAAAGGGCTTGAAGTACCTCCCTGACTGGGGCTATGGCCATGTCTACACCGTGGTGGTTGTTAACTGCACCTTCAACGGCACCACCGTCAATGCTGCCAACACTGGTGGCAAGTTGGTGCTCCATGCTTCCACCTCGGGAGCTGGCGACTCCAACTTCAATGTCACTGACAGAATAGAGGTTCTCCAAGAAGCACCCGGGAGTTTCAATGCTTCACTTTTTTTGTCAAAGCCTAAGTATGACTACTTCTACTGTGGCTCTTCTCTCTACGGGAACTTGAACCCTCAGAGGGTGAGAGAGTGGATCGCTTACCACGTGAAGTTTTTTGGGCCAAGTTCGCATTTTGTTATTCATGATGCTGGTGGGGTGCATGAGGAAGTGCTGGAGGTGCTGAAGCCATGGATGGAACTGGGGTATGTGACGGTGCTGGATATTAGGGACGAAGAGAGGTTTGATGGGTATTATCATAACCAGTTCATGGTGGTGAATGATTGCTTGCATAGATACAAGTTCATGGCCAAGTGGATGTTCTTTTTTGATGTTGATGAGTACATTTATGTGCCACCTAAGACTACTATTAAGACAGTTCTTGACTCCCTCTCAGAATACGACCAGTTCACCATTGAACAGATGCCAATGAGCAGCAAGATTTGCCTTTCTCAGGATTATGGCAAAACTCACAG GAAATggggttttgaaaagcttgtgTATAGAGATTCAATCAGTGGCATTCGTAGAGATCGAAAATATGCAGTGCAACCACGCAGCTTGTATGCAACAGGGGTGCACATGTCACAGGATCTATCAGGAAAAACAACTCACAAAACTGAAGGTAGGATAAAGTACTTCCACTATCATGGAACCATATCAGAAAGAAGAGAATCATGTAAAATACTCGTAAACACCACACAAGTCACCAATGACAAGATCCCTTATGTGTTGGACACCACATTGAGGGACATTGCTGGGGTAATCAAGAAATTTGAGCACAAGATGATTGGATCAAGATTGCACAACACAAAGCAATGA
- the LOC137808581 gene encoding uncharacterized protein yields the protein MIKAKASNTETAHKEKIMVDARSHKQYWDASTTLAAIDLRCPSSQPPKPRFPSLSLPNSANSTPSTLMKKKLKQRIMESPCQGRTLIHQHDQPQEMHMRRSKSCGEGRARAASDEFDLWWTAPNSVEHHKMYQNSFSKTEAIRDNLMSGKDVEAYEEEGFKCSALCLYLPGFGKGKPVKMRKEGSVVEGAVISRTVSLEKFECGSWASSELFHEIEADPMNSSYFDLPMELMKCSANDVHAPVASAFVFEKDLKGLPETGSATKSPKHVRFSTSSSTSKPTSPASCITPSLSKAREDFTAFLEAQSA from the coding sequence ATGATCAAAGCCAAAGCCTCAAACACTGAGACAGCCCATAAAGAAAAGATTATGGTGGATGCACGGTCACACAAACAATATTGGGATGCTAGTACAACATTGGCAGCTATTGATTTGCGCTGTCCATCTTCACAACCCCCAAAGCCAAGATTCCCGAGCCTTAGTCTTCCAAATTCAGCCAACTCAACACCTTCAACTCTGATGAAGAAGAAACTGAAACAAAGGATCATGGAATCACCATGTCAAGGTAGAACACTCATACATCAGCATGACCAACCACAAGAAATGCACATGAGGAGGAGCAAGTCATGTGGCGAGGGAAGAGCACGTGCAGCCTCAGATGAATTTGATCTCTGGTGGACTGCACCAAATTCAGTGGAACATCATAAGATGTATCAGAACAGCTTCTCCAAAACTGAAGCTATTAGAGATAATCTTATGAGTGGGAAGGATGTGGAAGCATATGAAGAGGAGGGGTTTAAGTGCAGTGCTCTTTGCCTGTATCTTCCAGGCTTTGGGAAAGGAAAACCTGTTAAAATGAGAAAAGAAGGATCAGTGGTGGAAGGTGCTGTAATATCTAGGACGGTTTCTTTGGAAAAGTTTGAGTGTGGTTCTTGGGCTTCTTCTGAACTGTTCCATGAGATTGAAGCAGACCCCATGAATTCCTCCTACTTTGATCTGCCAATGGAGTTGATGAAATGCAGTGCTAATGATGTGCATGCCCCAGTTGCCTCAGCTTTTGTCTTTGAGAAGGACCTTAAAGGGCTTCCTGAGACtggttctgctacaaaatcacCTAAGCATGTTCGGTTTTCTACATCATCTTCTACATCAAAACCCACCTCTCCAGCATCCTGCATTACTCCTAGTTTAAGCAAAGCCAGAGAGGATTTTACAGCCTTCTTAGAAGCACAGAGtgcatga